The Sabethes cyaneus chromosome 3, idSabCyanKW18_F2, whole genome shotgun sequence DNA window GTAGAACAGGAAAACGTTGGCCGCACATTCACCTATCGTCAGCATAACTTCCTTATTATCTCTGTCCGCTTGTCGAAGATCGATCAATTGTTGAATAAAATCCTTTCGTTCGGTGTTGTTACGTTCGCGATTCTCGATCTGTTCGGTGATTAACCTGGTTACGAAATGTCGCATTTCCGGCTCCATTGCTGATATTCCCGTGAGCTTCAATACACTCGGAAACAGAAAGACGGCAGTCGAACGAAAATTAATGGAGAAAGAGTCTTTCAGAAAGAAATTCATTACGTTTGAAAAATCATCTTTTGGATCACTGATGCAGTTGGTTTCACAGCCGAAGAAAACACTCGCCACAACCTCCTGCACGAAGCGAGCAACGACGGCACGCATGTCCACAATTTCATTCTTGGCTGCTGCTGGTTCCAAATAATGTTGCAGTTTGTATCCGGTGCTTAGAACAATAGGAAACATGTTACGCAACTGACCGGAGGTGAACGTCGGCGTGAACTTGTTACGCAAAGCTCTCCACCGTTTACCAGGTAGAGCGAACAAATGCGCGGAAAGAGGATCCCCTTCCTCGTTACAATATATTCCTCGATCGTGGAAGAACTTGAAATCCGTGGTCATCATCCGATGGGCCAGGTGGGCATCTCGAATCAAAATCGCTGGACGGAAAAACACGTAGATCCCGATCAGTTGACCTTTCGATTGATGATACAGCTTGTTGACAGCAACTCCGAACGCGTCGATTCTTTTGGCCACCGATTCAATATTACCGAagagaaaacttggtttcatACTCGGAATCCCGTGACGGTCCCAGTAGGAGTAAAGGTATCTTAAACCTAGGTAAATCGCCGCAGCGACTATGCCGAGCGTGGTAATTAGCATCCTGCTTGTTGCAATATTTAACGTACACTGCAATCGGACGAGTCGCAGGtttgaaaatttcaaattaaaagcatCGCAATTCCATTAGCAACGTTATCTGCTGTCTTTCCAATCGTCTAGCGAGATTAAACGTAGTAAACAATAACTCTTGCCCTGGTTCTTGATAAACAGCTACACGTGAGAAACGTAAACAAAGATGCTGGTTTATATTGCCAGACTGGCTGGCTGATTAGATTGGCGCACTGTCGAACTTCTTGTCCAAAATATATTATAGGTACTTTTTACACGCTATGCTTGGACACTCTATTGGATTTAGGAATGATAAACCTTGAGGCAAGGAAGGCACAATCTTAGCGCATTAGACACCAGGCACGTTTGATATTCATACCATAACGTGACCGATGTCACCATCATAACGGTCTGCTAGTAGAGTAACGAGTAGAATTAGGTCAACAAAATCAGTTCGTTCTTGATGTCCGAGTCACCCTCTCTCCCTTGGAAAAGAAACCCTTGGAAACGATGTTCGCACTTCGTTTTTATTTTAGTACAGTTCAAGCAATAAATCTATTCTGTACCACCAGCCTACCTATTTCTTTAGCAGTTTATGAAGCAAACTTCCACTCCGTTGGCCGGCATCTCATGCTCTTAACGGAATTTACATTGTATTAACCAC harbors:
- the LOC128744741 gene encoding probable cytochrome P450 6d5; protein product: MLITTLGIVAAAIYLGLRYLYSYWDRHGIPSMKPSFLFGNIESVAKRIDAFGVAVNKLYHQSKGQLIGIYVFFRPAILIRDAHLAHRMMTTDFKFFHDRGIYCNEEGDPLSAHLFALPGKRWRALRNKFTPTFTSGQLRNMFPIVLSTGYKLQHYLEPAAAKNEIVDMRAVVARFVQEVVASVFFGCETNCISDPKDDFSNVMNFFLKDSFSINFRSTAVFLFPSVLKLTGISAMEPEMRHFVTRLITEQIENRERNNTERKDFIQQLIDLRQADRDNKEVMLTIGECAANVFLFYVAGTDTTAATITFALHELTQSPANMDKLRKEIDEVLQRSNGVVDYEVVKEMKFLDLCIKETLRKYPVLPILNRECTEDYQVPDSKMVIRKGTQLLIPLLGYSMTEEYFPEASSFIPERFDAESKNYDEKAYYPFGEGPRNCIGLRQGVMSSKIALVLLLSKFNFEATREVKIDFLPSVITLVPQGGIPLKISYRK